A DNA window from Tachysurus fulvidraco isolate hzauxx_2018 chromosome 4, HZAU_PFXX_2.0, whole genome shotgun sequence contains the following coding sequences:
- the pcnx1 gene encoding pecanex-like protein 1 isoform X3, translating to MGSQTLQILRQGVWASVTGGWYYDPHQNTFVNALHLYIWLFLLCFPFTLYMALPPTMLIVGVYCGVIAGVFALLKAVNYRLHMALDEGEVINAEQQKDTSHTHPDESSGSGDPGGGIELADFVREETPPVACSSRNSYTGIDSNLQITSARGGPVTVKADLTSEPKIYGLISNDSFASMQPSTSLAQDLYSSTPHPFSQSLSSCDTEIPAHSQSFRKESSRPRGLPRTSSSAFPDPSIPDFGLYPPSRRSGLDPVCELDTSRPQGALQSGDTAVPSTSGLDCCKQHKRERRKLARSISRETGEDCQGDSGLYQVDGFRGGISGGSRRKRRGEKSMESLRSLSTRSSGSTESYCSGTDRDTHSTLSSLHSEQTSSTHVESLISLSLDEGGTTEPSITSGEGNKNPHANELSPKSVNTNEPTTPKNTSQTTSHEGEEFKTEGSGARTSPEASADSTHLFKETAQDDAKPKSANHSDASQSGRRRSAKKRASSFDAARYHDYTCFRSIAKPRSAVFAKYDEDSSDLSDLSHASSLNSAHRVELILTPGTSQKKDKEREKGKKRASRRTASTGSAKVQLRKCPNEPQHLGAPTDPRPLSTSKSDLEAKEGEVLDAASLLGRASHLESVTRSRNSLPCPISIADTHDTARAAVIDDGVTFRRERSTFRRQAVRRRHNAGSNTASIIASPLSLQEALSQVSQASSVSQVKGQMSTSTSLLVRNGSAHLEGFQDKVSTAGMREDFGKLTPSLYEVGGCDVSLVNFEPATRRASNNVWDTDSHLSSSTSVRFYPHDLIRLNRLLSMDTELLEQDGDVNPDLQVVPHRLRHKHTRTHSHTHTNTHKVKQYYRFSLLPYLWVGLRFDRLTLLALFDRNREVLENVLAVVLAVLVAFLGSVLLIHGFFTDIWVFQFCLVIASCQYSLLKSVQPDSSSPRHGHNRIIAYSRPVYFCVCCVLICVFHYSSVTSSSNTHTLYGVTLSSSLLLSSTRDLVIVFILCFPVIFFAGLLPQVNTFLMYLFEQIDIHMFGGNACTSLPSSIYSVVRSVVTVAMLYGFCYGSLLEPWDPQHIPVLFSVFCGLLVAVSYHLSRQSSDPTILISMVQAKVSPSVTKDQNPEDPLSEVQDPLPGKLRNSVNERLQSDVIMCVLIAVLYFAIHVSTVFLALQPFLSYVLYGLVGAVGFFTHYLLPQMRKQLPWYCFSHPLLKPREYYQFEVHGAAHVMWFEWLHLWLLFVEKNILYPLVILNELSRSAQELASSKKLTTEVGAVVLSVSGLKLLRSCFSSPASQYVTVLFTVLFFTFDYSHLSETPLLNLFIISIIFSKMWELLNKLRFVYTYIAPWQITWGSAFHAFAQPFAVPHSAMLFVQAMVSAVFSTPLNPFLGSAIFITSYVRPVKFWERDYNTKRVDHSNTRLASQLDRNPGSDDNNLNSIFYEHLTRSLQHSLCGDLLLGRWGTFSTGDCFIMASDYLNALVHLIEIGNGLVTFQLRGLEFRGTYCQQREVEAITEGVEEDEGCCCCDVGHLPHLLSFNAAFVQRWLAWEVLLSKYTLQSYSITENSAGAMLQVYELRQILTTYYVKGIIYYVVASPKLEEWLSNDAMMDGLKICSERNYVDLDPTFNPNIDEDYDHRLAGISRDSFCSVYLSWIQYCSTQRQKPFESERDSALVSLCFGLCVLGRRALGTAAHQMSSNLESFLYGLHALFKGDFRISSVRDEWIFADMELLRRVVVPGIRMSLKLHQDHFTSPDEYDDPSVLYEAISSHEQTLVIAHEGDPAWRSAVLSNAPSLLSLRHVLNEGTNEYKIITLNRRYLSFRVIKVNQECVRGLWAGQQQELVFLRNRNPERGSIQNAKQALRNMINSSCDQPIGYPIYVSPLTTSYCNTHTQLTHTLGGAISIASIRHFIINTWHRLRKGCGAGCNSGGNVEECEMGNSGNTNDIHLRVTSIQHTHTPLSLGTSQSSQSVLSSLVRHSPTRSSVASRSSSLRYNSNAEPTLCKRHTLTHTHTLAGLLDHNHHQQPRREDVSNRVQIVDVNQVLDVINLSTRKELLWPDESMRLRAGPSCWRDWGPLEGMEGHVIHRWMPCSRDPLTRSPIDKSILLVQVDDKLVPIIETGVIELGAEV from the exons ATGGGGTCTCAGACGCTACAGATCCTGAGGCAGGGGGTCTGGGCTTCTGTCACGGGCGGCTGGTACTACGACCCCCACCAGAACACGTTCGTCAACGCGCTACACCTCTACATCTGGCTCTTCTTATTGTGTTTCCCTTTCACTCTGTacatg gctctCCCCCCCACCATGCTGATAGTAGGAGTGTACTGTGGAGTGATCGCTGGTGTGTTTGCACTGTTGAAGGCAGTGAACTATCGACTCCACATGGCCCTAGACGAAGGGGAAGTGATCAACGCAGAACAACAAAAagacacttcacacacacacccagacgaGTCCAGTGGCTCtgg ggatCCTGGAGGAGGAATCGAGTTGGCCGATTTTGTCCGAGAGGAAACTCCACCAGTCGCCTGCAGCTCACGCAACTCCTACACAGGCATCGACTCCAacctccag atcacaTCCGCTCGTGGTGGTCCAGTCACAGTAAAAG CAGATCTGACATCAGAACCTAAGATCTACGGTCTCATCTCCAACGACTCCTTCGCCTCTATGCAGCCTTCCACCTCGCTGGCTCAGGACCTCTACAGCTCCACCCCTCACCCTTTCAGCCAGTCATTGTCCTCCTGTGACACAGAAATCCCCGCCCACTCTCAGTCCTTCAGGAAAGAGTCGTCTCGTCCCCGTGGCCTTCCTCGCACTTCCAGCTCGGCCTTTCCGGATCCTTCCATCCCAGACTTTGGCCTCTACCCCCCTTCTCGGCGTAGTGGGCTCGACCCCGTTTGTGAACTAGACACGTCCCGTCCACAGGGGGCACTGCAGAGTGGGGACACGGCTGTCCCCTCCACGTCAGGACTGGACTGCTGTAAACAACATAAAAGGGAACGGCGCAAACTGGCCAGGTCCATTTCCAGAGAAACGGGGGAAGATTGTCAGGGTGACTCTGGACTGTACCAAGTGGATGGTTTCCGTGGGGGGATTTCAGGTGGAAGCAGGAGGAAAAGACGAGGAGAAAAAAGCATGGAAAGTTTGCGAAGCCTGAGTACACGCAGTAGCGGCTCGACGGAGAGTTACTGCAGTGGGACGGACCGTGACACGCACAGCACGCTAAGTAGTCTCCATAGTGAACAAACTAGCTCCACCCATGTCGAGAGTCTCATATCACTCTCATTGGATGAGGGCGGGACAACAGAACCGAGCATAACCTCAGGTGAGGGCAATAAAAACCCTCATGCTAATGAACTTAGCCCAAAATCTGTTAATACTAATGAACCCACAACTCCCAAAAACACATCACAGACCACCAGCCATGAAGGGGAGGAGTTTAAAACAGAAGGGAGTGGGGCGAGGACAAGCCCAGAAGCCTCTGCAGACTCCACCCACCTTTTTAAGGAGACGGCACAAGATGATGCCAAACCCAAATCAGCCAATCATTCTGATGCCAGCCAAAGTGGGCGTCGACGCAGTGCAAAGAAACGAGCTAGCAGTTTTGATGCTGCGCGTTACCATGACTACACCTGCTTCCGCAGCATAGCTAAACCTCGCTCTGCAGTGTTTGCTAAATATGATGAAGACTCAAGTGACCTAAGCGATCTGAGCCACGCCTCCAGTCTCAACTCCGCCCATCGGGTTGAGCTGATCCTCACCCCCGGTACATCCCAGAAGaaagacaaggagagagagaaggggaagaAGCGAGCATCACGGCGTACAGCCAGTACAGGAAGTGCCAAAGTTCAGCTGCGTAAATGCCCTAATGAGCCGCAGCACCTTGGGGCACCGACGGATCCCCGACCGCTCAGCACTTCCAAATCTGACCTGGAGGCCAAAGAAGGAGAGGTGCTGGATGCAGCGTCACTACTGGGCAGAGCAAGTCACCTGGAGTCCGTCACCCGCTCCAGGAACAGTTTACCCTGTCCAATCAGCATCGccgacacacacgacacagccAGGG CGGCGGTTATTGACGACGGTGTGACGTTCAGGCGAGAGCGCAGCACATTTCGCCGTCAGGCTGTACGGAGACGCCACAACGCCGGGAGCAACACGGCCTCCATCATTGCATCACCACTCAG tcttCAGGAAGCTCTCAGTCAGGTGTCTCAGGCTTCGTCAGTAtcacaggtcaaaggtcagatgAGCACTAGCACCTCCCTGCTGGTCAGGAATGGAAGTGCACACTTAGAGGGTTTTCAGGATAAAGTGTCCACTGCTGGTATGCGTGAAGACTTTG GTAAACTAACTCCCTCTCTGTATGAGGTTGGAGGATGCGATGTGTCATTGGTTAACTTTGAACCCGCGACAAGACGAGCATCCAACAATGTGTG GGACACAGATTCTCACCTCTCCAGTTCTACCTCTGTTCGCTTCTACCCTCACGACTtg ATCCGTCTGAACCGTCTGCTGTCGATGGACACTGAGCTGTTGGAGCAGGATGGTGATGTGAATCCTGACCTGCAGGTGGTGCCACATAGGTtgaggcacaaacacactcgcacacactcacacacacacaccaacactcatAAGGTCAAGCAGTACTACCGCTTCTCCCTGCTGCCGTACCTGTGGGTGGGTCTGCGCTTCGATAGACTTACACTGCTCGCCCTGTTTGAcag GAACCGTGAGGTTTTGGAGAACGTACTGGCCGTGGTTCTCGCAGTGCTGGTGGCGTTCCTGGGCTCAGTTCTGCTCATTCATGGGTTCTTCACTGACATCTGGGTCTTCCAGTTCTGCCTCGTCATTGCCAGCTGCCAGTACTCACTGTTAAAG AGTGTTCAGCCAGACTCATCCTCTCCTCGACAC GGTCACAACCGGATCATAGCATACAGCAGGCCTGTGtacttctgtgtgtgttgtgttctgatcTGTGTGTTTCACTACAGTAGTGTGACGTCcagttcaaacacacacacactgtacggAGTCACACTCAGCTCATCACTGCTGCTCAGCTCTACACGTGACCTCGTCatcg TCTTCATCCTGTGTTTTCCTGTCATCTTCTTTGCCGGACTCCTTCCTCAGGTCAACACTTTTCTCATGTACCTGTTTGAGCAGATCGACATCCATATGTTCGGTGGAAACG catGTACAAGTCTTCCCTCATCCATATACAGTGTGGTAAGGAGTGTGGTTACCGTGGCGATGCTGTACGGATTCTGCTATGGATCCCTGCTG gagccaTGGGACCCTCAGCACATCCCTGTcctgttctctgtgttctgcGGTCTGCTGGTTGCTGTGTCCTATCACCTCAGCCGCCAGAGCAGTGACCCCACCATCCTCAT CTCTATGGTTCAGGCAAAAGTTTCCCCGAGTGTGACAAAGGACCAGAACCCAGAAGATCCACTTTCTGAGGTGCAGGACCCTTTACCTGGAAAACTCAGGAACTCtgtg aatgaGAGACTACAGTCtgatgtgatcatgtgtgtgctCATTGCTGTGCTATACTTCGCCATTCATGTCAGCACCGTCTTCCTTGccctgcag CCGTTCCTGAGTTACGTGCTGTATGGGTTGGTTGGTGCTGTCGGGTTCTTCACCCACTATCTCCTGCCCCAGATGAGGAAACAGTTGCCCTGGTACTGCTTCTCCCACCCGCTGCTCAAGCCCAGAGAGTATTACCAGTTTGAGGTGCACG gtgcagcTCATGTGATGTGGTTTGAGTGGCTCCATCTGTGGCTGCTGTTTGTGGAGAAGAACATTCTTTATCCTCTTGTCATTCTTAATGAACTCAGCAGAAGTGCACAGGAACTCGCCAGCTCTAAAAAACTCAccacaga GGTGGGAGCAGTGGTTTTGAGTGTATCAGGGTTGAAGCTGTTGCGTTCGTGCTTCAGCAGTCCGGCCTCTCAGTATGTCACTGTGCTCTTCACCGTCCTCTTCTTCACCTTTGACTATTCACACCTGTCTGAAACACCACTGCTCAACCTCttcatcatctccatcatctTCAGCAag atgtgggAGCTGCTGAATAAGCTACGCTTTGTTTACACCTACATTGCTCCGTGGCAGATTACCTGGGGTTCAGCCTTCCATGCCTTCGCTCAGCCCTTTGCTGTACCAC ATTCAGCCATGTTGTTTGTGCAGGCGATGGTGTCGGCCGTCTTCTCCACCCCTCTCAACCCGTTTCTGGGCAGTGCCATCTTTATCACCTCTTATGTCCGACCCGTTAAATTCTGGGAAAGAGATTACAA CACAAAGCGGGTGGATCACTCCAACACTAGACTGGCATCTCAGCTGGACAGGAATCCAG ggtcAGATGATAATAACCTGAACTCCATCTTCTATGAGCACCTGACTCGCTCCCTGCAGCACTCTCTGTGTGGGGACCTGCTGCTGGGCCGCTGGGGAACCTTCAGCACCGGAGACTGTTTCATCATGGCGTCTGATTACCTTAACGCTCTTGTTCACCTCATCGAGATCGGCAACGGACTTGTCACCTTCCAGCTTCGCGGCCTCGAGTtcagag GTACATACTGCCAACAGAGGGAGGTGGAGGCCATTACAGAGGGTGTAGAAGAGGATGagggctgctgctgctgtgatgTGGGTCACCTGCCCCACCTGCTGTCCTTTAATGCTGCCTTTGTTCAGCGCTGGCTGGCCTGGGAGGTGCTGCTGTCTAAATACACCTTACAGAGCTACAGCATCACCGAGAACAGTGCAGGGGCCATGCTGCAGGTCTACGAGCTACGCCAGATCCTCACCACCTACTACGTCAAG ggaataATTTATTACGTGGTTGCGTCTCCGAAGCTGGAGGAGTGGCTCTCTAATGATGCCATGATGGATGGGCTGAAGATCTGCAGTGAGAGGAACTACGTTGACCTCGACCCAACCTTCAACCCCAACATCGACGAGGATTACGACCACCGACTGGCAGGAATCTCCAGAGAcagtttctgttctgtttaccTCAGCTGGATCCAGTACTGCAGCACTCAGAGACagaag cCGTTTGAAAGTGAGAGAGACTCAGCATTGGTTTCGTTGTGttttggtctgtgtgtgttggggaggAGAGCACTCGGCACTGCAGCTCATCAAATGTCCAG taaTCTGGAGTCGTTCCTTTACGGTCTTCATGCTCTGTTCAAAGGAGATTTTCGGATATCGTCTGTGAGGGATGAGTGGATTTTTGCAGATATGGAGCTGCTCAGGAGAGTCGTTGTCCCAGGAATACGCATGTCCCTCAAACTTCAccag GATCACTTCACCTCCCCGGATGAGTATGACGATCCGTCTGTGTTGTACGAGGCTATCTCTTCTCATGAGCAGACGCTGGTAATAGCACACGAGGGCGACCCGGCGTGGCGCAGCGCCGTGCTGTCCAATGCTCCATCACTGTTGTCGCTACGCCACGTCCTCAACGAGGGAACCAACGAGTACAAGATCATCACACTGAACCGCAGATACCTCAGCTTCAGAGTCATCAAG GTAAATCAGGAGTGTGTTCGTGGCCTGTGGGCGGGGCAACAGCAGGAGCTGGTGTTTTTGCGGAACAGGAACCCAGAGCGTGGAAGCATCCAGAACGCCAAACAGGCCCTGAGGAACATGATCAACTCGTCATGTGACCAGCCCATTGGTTATCCCATCTACGTCTCCCCCCTCACCACCTcctactgcaacacacacacacagctcacacacacactcggtggAGCCATCAGCATCGCCAGCATCCGACACTTCATTATCAACACctggcacag gttgCGTAAAGGTTGTGGCGCGGGGTGCAACAGTGGAGGCAACGTGGAGGAGTGTGAAATGGGGAATTCTGGAAACACAAATGACATACACCTTAGAGTGACcagcattcaacacacacacactcctctctcacTGG gaACTAGTCAAAGCTCTCAGTCTGTGCTTTCCTCCCTGGTGCGTCATTCTCCCACCCGTTCATCGGTGGCAAGCCGGTCATCATCTCTCCGTTACAACAGCAACGCTGAGCCGACACTGTGTAAgcgacacactctcacacacacacacacacttgctggCCTGCTCGACCATAATCATCACCAGCAGCCCAGGAGAGAGGACGTCTCCAACAGAGTACAg aTAGTGGATGTAAATCAGGTGTTGGATGTGATTAATCTGTCGACGCGTAAGGAGCTGCTGTGGCCTGATGAGTCGATGAGGCTGAGGGCAGGGCCAAGCTGCTGGAGAGACTGGGGCCCCCTGGAGGGCATGGAGGGACAT gtgattCACCGGTGGATGCCTTGCAGTCGTGACCCTCTCACTCGCTCCCCCATTGATAAATCCATCCTGCTGGTTCAGGTGGATGATAAACTGGTTCCTATTATAGAGACTGGAGTGATTGAACTGGGAGCAgaagtgtaa